One genomic window of [Clostridium] scindens ATCC 35704 includes the following:
- the thiT gene encoding energy-coupled thiamine transporter ThiT: MSKSNITKSGATHAATKKLVFSAMGIALAMVTSYIKVWEMPMGGSITLMSMLFICLIGYWFGPKYGLLAGAAYGLLQFIVDPYMLTIPQVILDYPLAFGALGLSGFFSNRKYGLQVGYFAGVLGRFLCSTLSGVIFFASFAPKGMNPWAYSAMYQGGYLGAEAVITLVIISIPPVAKALKQVGVGIR; this comes from the coding sequence ATGTCAAAATCAAATATCACAAAAAGCGGCGCAACACACGCCGCAACGAAGAAACTCGTTTTTTCTGCTATGGGAATCGCTCTTGCAATGGTAACATCCTACATCAAAGTATGGGAAATGCCAATGGGCGGCTCTATCACTTTGATGTCCATGCTGTTTATCTGTCTGATCGGCTACTGGTTCGGCCCCAAATATGGTCTGCTGGCTGGCGCCGCCTATGGCCTGCTTCAATTCATCGTTGATCCCTATATGCTGACCATCCCCCAGGTAATCCTGGATTATCCCCTGGCTTTCGGCGCTCTTGGCCTGTCAGGCTTTTTCAGCAATCGAAAATACGGCCTACAGGTTGGATACTTTGCAGGCGTTCTTGGAAGGTTCCTCTGCTCGACCTTGTCCGGCGTTATCTTCTTCGCCTCATTTGCTCCAAAAGGCATGAATCCCTGGGCATATTCCGCGATGTACCAGGGCGGATATCTGGGCGCTGAGGCAGTCATCACCTTGGTGATCATCTCCATTCCCCCGGTTGCAAAGGCGTTGAAGCAGGTTGGTGTAGGAATTCGGTAA
- a CDS encoding CPBP family intramembrane glutamic endopeptidase yields MKVRKRMEQQQNRQGQGGQVPPMKPESYGKRLWHLWGPVVIWLVIGILVSMIAEYALTSVYIVSHYGNELNQGSSLSQTMELMEKDGASIMNAVVKQMNAYSTPINGVRALIVIPVMAFLFHKDRAKEKAMGFHPNKKAPIWKYFAVIVIAAAMCLGLNNLITIGNFSAASETYTETLEGMYSAPLALQIAVLAIIVPISEELVFRGLLFKRFRENGGFMQAALLSAFVFGWIHNNIVQMIYGFVIGMMLAYLYEKYGSVKAPILAHMSMNLLSVLATKYKLLEWLAEDVLRIGIVTVACASIAATMFVFIQRIEEKPDIPGKSEEHENLAAV; encoded by the coding sequence ATGAAAGTGAGGAAGCGTATGGAACAACAACAGAACAGACAGGGTCAGGGCGGCCAGGTGCCACCTATGAAGCCGGAAAGTTATGGCAAGCGGCTGTGGCACCTGTGGGGGCCGGTCGTAATATGGCTGGTGATCGGGATACTCGTAAGCATGATTGCAGAGTATGCTTTGACTTCTGTGTATATAGTAAGCCATTATGGCAATGAATTGAATCAAGGAAGCAGCCTCAGCCAGACGATGGAACTGATGGAAAAGGACGGGGCTTCTATCATGAATGCTGTCGTCAAGCAGATGAATGCCTATTCTACTCCGATCAATGGAGTGCGGGCTCTGATCGTGATACCGGTTATGGCATTCCTGTTCCATAAAGACAGGGCAAAAGAGAAGGCAATGGGATTCCACCCCAATAAAAAGGCGCCTATCTGGAAATATTTCGCAGTCATTGTCATTGCCGCTGCTATGTGCCTGGGGCTGAATAACCTGATTACTATAGGGAATTTCTCGGCGGCCAGCGAAACTTATACAGAGACGCTGGAAGGAATGTATTCCGCGCCGCTGGCTTTGCAGATCGCGGTATTGGCAATCATCGTGCCCATCAGTGAAGAACTGGTATTTCGCGGGCTGCTTTTTAAGCGTTTTAGGGAAAATGGAGGATTCATGCAGGCAGCGCTGCTGTCGGCATTCGTATTTGGATGGATTCATAATAATATCGTCCAGATGATATACGGGTTTGTAATTGGAATGATGCTGGCTTATCTGTATGAGAAGTATGGCTCGGTAAAGGCGCCGATTCTGGCGCATATGTCTATGAATCTATTATCAGTGCTGGCGACGAAGTACAAACTGCTGGAATGGCTGGCAGAAGATGTTCTGCGTATCGGAATCGTAACGGTTGCGTGCGCGTCCATAGCCGCCACCATGTTTGTGTTCATCCAGAGAATAGAAGAGAAACCAGATATCCCGGGGAAATCCGAAGAACATGAGAATCTGGCAGCCGTATAA
- the gltB gene encoding glutamate synthase large subunit, producing the protein MSGQSASGQCGLYRPGFEHDNCGIGAIVNIKGQKSHSTVANALKIVENLEHRAGKDAEGKTGDGVGILLQISHKFFSKVCKPLGILLSSQRDYGVGMFFFPQDELKRNQAKKIFEVIVKKEGMNFLGWREVPVKAEVLGSRARECMPCIMQGFIERPKKVEKGLDFDRRLYVIRRVFEQSSDDTYVASLSSRTIAYKGMFLVGQLRSFFEDLQDADYESAIALVHSRFSTNTNPSWERAHPNRFIVHNGEINTIRGNADKMRAREENMESEYLKGELHKVLPAINIAGSDSAMLDNAIEFMVMSGMDLPLAVMIAIPEPWANTKNMSQEKKDFYQYYATMMEPWDGPASILFCDGDCMGAVLDRNGLRPSRYYITDDDTLILSSEVGVLDIDPGKIVVKERLHPGKMLLVDTVQGKVIDDEELKERYASRQPYGEWLDSNLTELSSLKIPNQKVPSYTPEECKRLQKAFGYSYEEVKTSIMNMAKNGVEGTAAMGIDAPLAVLSDKHQNLFGYFKQLFAQVTNPPIDAIREEVVTSTTVYIGADGNLLEERAENCRMLKVENPILTSTDLLKIKSMKADGFQIAEIPIIYYKNSSLEKAIDYLFIEVDRAIREGANILILSDRGVDEYHVAMPSLLALSGLQQHLVRTKKRTSVAIILETGEPREVHHFATLLGYGACAINPYLAHESIRQLIDTDMLQKDYYAAVDDYNHAVLSGIVKVASKMGISTIQSYQGAKIFEAIGLKEAFIDKYFTDTVSRIGGIGIEEIAQDYVARHSQAFDPLGLEVDLTLNSIGQHKSKSGGEKHLYNPQTIHMLQQSARRGDYEMFKKYTDMVNEEGAHINLRGQLEFKYPKKGIPVDEVESVDSIVTRFKTGAMSYGSISKEAHETLAIAMNQLHGKSNSGEGGEEIERLDTNRCSAIKQVASGRFGVTSRYLVSAREIQIKMAQGAKPGEGGHLPGGKVYPWIAKTRHSTPGVSLISPPPHHDIYSIEDLAQLIYDCKNANKDARISVKLVSEAGVGTVAAGVAKAGAGLILISGYDGGTGAAPRSSIHNAGLPWELGLAETHQTLIQNGLRERVRIETDGKLMSGRDVAIAAILGAEEFGFATAPLVTMGCVMMRVCNLDTCPVGVATQNPQLRKRFTGKPEYVVNFMRFIAQNLREYMARLGVRTVDELVGRTDLLKVREDATSDRAATLDLKQILYNPYEGTKTPVTFNPKKRYDFELEKTLDEKVLVKELLPSLEKKQKRSIEVDVTNTNRTFGTIFGSEITRKYPEGLPEDSYVVKCSGAGGQSFGAFIPQGLTLELIGDSNDYFGKGLSGGKLVVYPPRSAKYKHDENIIIGNVALYGATSGKAFINGVAGERFAVRNSGATAVVEGVGDHGCEYMTGGRVAVLGKTGKNFAAGMSGGVAYVLDLDNSLYRNVNKQLVNIEHVTSKFDVNELKGMIEEHVSYTNSQIGKEILNHFTGYLPKFKKIIPVDYERMLTTILQMEEQGMSSEQAKIEAFYAIKGGR; encoded by the coding sequence ATGAGCGGACAGAGCGCAAGCGGTCAATGTGGCTTGTACCGTCCCGGGTTTGAACATGATAACTGCGGAATCGGTGCAATCGTCAACATTAAAGGGCAAAAAAGTCATAGTACTGTGGCAAATGCATTAAAGATTGTAGAAAACTTAGAACATAGAGCTGGCAAGGATGCCGAAGGTAAGACAGGTGACGGAGTTGGAATCTTATTACAGATATCCCACAAGTTTTTCTCCAAAGTCTGCAAGCCTCTCGGCATCCTTTTAAGTTCACAGAGAGATTACGGAGTCGGGATGTTTTTCTTCCCTCAGGATGAGCTGAAGAGAAATCAGGCGAAGAAGATTTTCGAAGTAATCGTAAAAAAGGAAGGCATGAATTTCCTGGGCTGGAGGGAAGTGCCGGTTAAGGCGGAGGTCCTGGGAAGCCGTGCGCGGGAATGTATGCCCTGCATTATGCAGGGATTCATCGAGCGCCCGAAAAAGGTGGAGAAAGGCCTGGATTTTGACAGGCGGCTGTATGTGATCCGGCGGGTATTTGAGCAGAGCAGCGATGACACTTATGTGGCATCCCTGTCAAGCCGCACGATTGCCTACAAGGGAATGTTCCTGGTAGGCCAGCTGCGTTCGTTCTTCGAAGACCTGCAGGATGCGGACTACGAGTCCGCGATAGCTCTCGTGCATTCCAGGTTCAGCACCAATACGAACCCCAGTTGGGAAAGGGCGCATCCGAACCGGTTTATCGTACATAACGGAGAGATCAATACGATTCGCGGCAATGCGGACAAGATGCGGGCAAGGGAAGAGAACATGGAGTCAGAATACCTGAAGGGCGAGCTTCACAAGGTGCTGCCGGCCATCAATATCGCAGGATCTGACTCTGCCATGCTGGATAATGCCATTGAATTCATGGTGATGAGCGGGATGGACCTGCCGCTTGCCGTCATGATCGCGATTCCTGAACCTTGGGCCAATACGAAGAATATGTCCCAGGAGAAGAAGGATTTCTATCAATACTACGCCACCATGATGGAGCCGTGGGACGGGCCCGCGTCTATTCTTTTCTGCGACGGGGACTGCATGGGAGCCGTCCTTGACAGGAATGGCCTTCGTCCTTCCAGATATTATATCACGGATGATGACACACTGATCTTGTCTTCCGAGGTGGGTGTGCTTGATATTGACCCGGGCAAGATCGTCGTAAAAGAGCGCCTGCATCCTGGAAAGATGCTGCTTGTAGATACCGTGCAGGGAAAGGTGATCGACGATGAAGAACTGAAGGAGAGATACGCGAGCCGTCAGCCTTACGGAGAATGGCTTGACAGCAACCTGACAGAACTTAGCAGCCTTAAGATTCCAAACCAGAAGGTCCCGTCCTATACGCCGGAAGAATGCAAGCGCCTCCAAAAAGCCTTCGGCTATTCCTACGAGGAAGTGAAGACATCCATCATGAACATGGCGAAAAATGGAGTGGAAGGGACGGCAGCCATGGGAATCGATGCCCCTCTGGCGGTGCTCTCGGACAAGCATCAGAATCTGTTCGGGTACTTCAAGCAGTTGTTCGCGCAGGTGACCAATCCTCCCATTGACGCGATCCGGGAGGAAGTAGTGACTTCCACCACCGTCTATATCGGCGCGGATGGCAACCTGTTGGAAGAGAGGGCTGAAAACTGCAGGATGCTGAAGGTGGAGAATCCGATTCTTACCAGCACGGATCTTCTAAAGATCAAGAGTATGAAGGCAGACGGATTCCAGATAGCGGAGATTCCCATTATCTATTACAAGAATTCTAGCCTGGAGAAAGCGATCGACTACTTGTTCATCGAGGTAGACCGGGCAATCCGCGAAGGCGCCAATATCCTGATCCTCTCGGACCGGGGCGTGGATGAATATCATGTAGCCATGCCGTCCTTGCTGGCATTGTCGGGATTACAGCAGCACCTGGTGAGGACGAAAAAGAGGACTTCCGTCGCAATTATTCTGGAGACGGGAGAGCCAAGGGAAGTGCATCATTTTGCAACCCTTTTGGGCTACGGCGCTTGTGCGATCAATCCCTATCTTGCCCATGAGTCGATCCGGCAGCTGATTGATACGGATATGCTTCAGAAGGACTACTATGCGGCCGTGGATGATTATAACCATGCGGTGCTTTCCGGAATTGTAAAGGTTGCGTCCAAGATGGGAATATCCACTATCCAATCTTATCAAGGAGCAAAAATATTTGAGGCGATCGGCCTGAAGGAAGCGTTTATAGATAAATATTTTACCGATACCGTAAGCCGTATCGGCGGCATCGGAATCGAAGAGATTGCCCAGGACTATGTGGCGCGCCATTCGCAGGCATTTGACCCGCTGGGGCTGGAAGTGGATCTGACCTTGAACAGCATCGGGCAGCATAAGTCCAAAAGCGGCGGAGAAAAGCATCTTTACAATCCGCAGACCATCCACATGCTGCAGCAGTCCGCCAGACGCGGCGATTATGAAATGTTCAAGAAATATACGGATATGGTGAATGAGGAAGGCGCGCACATCAATCTGCGTGGCCAGCTGGAATTCAAGTATCCGAAGAAGGGGATTCCCGTAGACGAAGTGGAGAGCGTGGATTCGATTGTCACCAGGTTTAAGACAGGAGCCATGTCCTATGGCTCCATCTCCAAGGAAGCCCATGAGACGCTGGCCATCGCCATGAACCAGCTGCACGGCAAATCCAACAGCGGCGAAGGCGGCGAGGAGATTGAACGTCTGGATACAAACAGATGCTCGGCGATCAAGCAGGTAGCTTCCGGCCGATTTGGCGTGACGTCCAGATATCTGGTCAGCGCCAGGGAAATACAGATTAAGATGGCGCAAGGAGCCAAGCCGGGGGAAGGCGGACACTTGCCGGGAGGCAAAGTATATCCATGGATTGCAAAAACCCGTCATTCTACGCCAGGAGTAAGCCTGATCTCCCCGCCGCCTCACCATGACATTTACTCCATCGAAGATCTGGCCCAGTTAATTTATGACTGTAAGAACGCCAATAAAGACGCAAGGATCTCGGTAAAACTGGTGTCGGAGGCAGGCGTCGGCACGGTTGCCGCAGGAGTAGCCAAAGCAGGCGCGGGACTGATCCTGATCTCAGGCTATGACGGCGGTACCGGGGCGGCCCCAAGAAGTTCCATCCATAACGCTGGCCTTCCGTGGGAACTGGGCCTGGCCGAGACGCATCAGACGCTGATCCAGAATGGCCTTCGGGAGCGGGTGCGGATCGAGACGGACGGCAAGCTGATGAGCGGCCGGGATGTGGCTATTGCCGCGATCCTTGGGGCGGAGGAATTCGGCTTCGCCACAGCGCCTCTGGTAACGATGGGATGCGTCATGATGCGGGTCTGCAACCTGGATACTTGCCCGGTGGGGGTTGCCACCCAGAATCCGCAGCTGCGGAAACGATTCACAGGCAAGCCGGAATATGTCGTGAACTTTATGCGCTTCATCGCCCAGAATCTGAGAGAATATATGGCGAGGCTGGGAGTGCGTACCGTGGATGAACTGGTTGGACGCACCGATCTTCTGAAAGTCAGGGAAGACGCCACCTCCGACAGGGCGGCCACGCTGGATCTTAAGCAGATTCTGTATAATCCATATGAAGGAACGAAGACGCCGGTTACATTTAACCCAAAGAAGAGGTATGACTTTGAACTGGAGAAAACGCTGGATGAGAAGGTATTGGTCAAGGAATTGCTGCCATCTCTGGAAAAGAAGCAAAAGAGAAGCATAGAAGTGGATGTTACCAATACAAACCGGACATTTGGAACCATTTTTGGATCTGAGATTACCAGGAAGTATCCGGAAGGACTGCCGGAGGACAGTTACGTGGTAAAATGCAGTGGTGCCGGAGGCCAGTCTTTTGGCGCGTTCATTCCTCAGGGACTGACACTGGAACTGATTGGCGACAGCAATGATTATTTTGGAAAGGGACTTTCCGGCGGCAAACTTGTCGTATATCCGCCACGCAGCGCAAAATATAAGCATGATGAGAACATTATAATAGGAAATGTGGCGCTCTATGGAGCGACAAGCGGAAAAGCATTCATCAACGGAGTCGCAGGGGAACGTTTTGCAGTGCGAAACTCAGGCGCGACGGCCGTAGTGGAAGGCGTAGGAGATCATGGATGCGAGTATATGACGGGTGGACGCGTGGCGGTTCTTGGAAAGACCGGTAAGAACTTTGCGGCAGGAATGAGCGGCGGCGTGGCGTACGTACTGGATCTGGACAACAGCCTGTACAGGAATGTGAATAAGCAGCTGGTAAATATCGAGCATGTGACATCCAAATTCGATGTAAATGAACTGAAAGGCATGATTGAGGAGCATGTATCCTATACCAATTCCCAGATCGGGAAAGAGATCCTCAATCATTTTACCGGATATCTGCCAAAGTTTAAGAAGATCATTCCGGTTGACTATGAGCGTATGCTCACCACCATCCTTCAGATGGAAGAGCAGGGCATGAGCAGCGAGCAGGCAAAGATTGAGGCATTTTATGCAATTAAAGGCGGAAGATAG
- a CDS encoding glutamate synthase subunit beta: MGKATGFMDYERQDKAAEAPRERIRHFNEFYTPLAKEEQELQGARCMSCGVPFCQSGQMIMGMASGCPLHNLVPEWNDLIYHGNWEEAYYRLKKTNNFPEFTSRVCPALCEAACTCSLNGDAVTTKANEYGIIENAYEKGYASARPVKVRTGKKVAVIGSGPSGLAAADMLNRRGHSVTVFEREDKPGGLLRYGIPNMKLEKQVIDRKISILEEEGIEFVTGCNVGKERKASTLLREYDRVILCCGASNPRDIKVPGRDAKGIYFAVDFLKSTTKSLWANEMQLKDGDYISAKGRKVMVIGGGDTGNDCVGTSMRHGAKSVLQLEMMPKAPDERTQDNPWPEWPKICKTDYGQQEAKAVFGHDPRVYQTTVKEFKKDKEGRVCQAVLVKLEAKKDEKTGRMMMAEVAGSEYTVEADLVLIAAGFIGSENYITKAFGVEVNERTNVATPAGEYGTNVANVFAAGDMHRGQSLVVWAIREGREAAREVDISLMGYTNMDIQ, from the coding sequence GTGGGAAAAGCAACAGGATTCATGGATTATGAAAGACAGGATAAGGCAGCGGAAGCGCCAAGAGAAAGAATTCGGCATTTCAACGAATTCTATACGCCGCTGGCAAAGGAAGAGCAGGAACTGCAAGGGGCAAGATGCATGTCCTGCGGCGTTCCGTTTTGCCAGTCCGGGCAGATGATCATGGGAATGGCAAGCGGATGTCCTCTCCATAATCTGGTGCCGGAATGGAACGACTTGATCTATCATGGCAACTGGGAAGAGGCATACTACCGGTTGAAAAAGACCAACAACTTCCCGGAATTCACCTCCCGCGTGTGTCCGGCCTTATGCGAGGCGGCCTGTACCTGCAGCCTGAACGGGGATGCAGTCACGACAAAGGCAAATGAATATGGGATCATTGAAAATGCATATGAAAAAGGGTATGCGTCAGCGCGTCCGGTGAAGGTGCGTACCGGTAAAAAAGTGGCTGTCATTGGCTCTGGCCCTTCCGGGCTGGCTGCTGCGGACATGCTGAATCGGAGAGGGCACAGCGTCACGGTGTTCGAGCGGGAGGATAAGCCGGGTGGACTCCTTCGGTATGGCATTCCCAATATGAAGCTGGAGAAACAGGTGATCGACCGGAAAATATCGATACTGGAAGAGGAAGGAATCGAATTTGTGACAGGGTGCAATGTAGGCAAAGAACGGAAGGCATCCACGCTCCTTCGAGAATATGACAGAGTCATCCTCTGCTGTGGCGCTTCCAATCCCAGGGATATCAAAGTACCGGGGAGAGACGCGAAAGGAATCTACTTTGCGGTTGACTTTCTGAAATCCACCACCAAGAGCCTTTGGGCGAATGAAATGCAGTTAAAAGACGGCGATTATATTTCTGCCAAAGGCAGGAAAGTCATGGTGATCGGCGGAGGCGATACGGGAAATGACTGCGTGGGGACCTCCATGCGCCACGGCGCCAAATCCGTGCTGCAGTTGGAGATGATGCCAAAGGCTCCGGATGAACGGACGCAGGATAATCCATGGCCGGAATGGCCCAAGATCTGCAAGACAGACTATGGGCAGCAGGAGGCCAAGGCAGTCTTCGGCCATGATCCGAGGGTTTACCAGACAACAGTCAAAGAATTCAAGAAAGATAAGGAAGGCAGAGTGTGCCAGGCTGTTCTGGTGAAACTGGAAGCAAAGAAGGACGAGAAGACCGGCCGGATGATGATGGCAGAAGTGGCGGGGAGCGAATATACTGTAGAAGCGGACCTGGTGCTGATCGCTGCCGGATTCATCGGCAGCGAGAACTATATTACCAAGGCATTCGGAGTAGAAGTGAATGAACGGACCAATGTGGCAACGCCGGCAGGGGAATATGGAACCAACGTTGCGAATGTATTTGCCGCAGGGGACATGCACAGAGGCCAGTCCTTGGTTGTCTGGGCAATTCGGGAAGGCAGAGAAGCGGCCAGGGAGGTGGATATAAGCCTGATGGGCTATACGAATATGGACATACAATAA
- a CDS encoding C40 family peptidase: protein MKKFGTRLLTAVVASSMIVTPVFAAPSVDDLKDNKAAKESEVSSLQDQLTDIMSKLGDLEESLIEKGEEITKAEEDLKEAQEKEQEQYEAMKKRIKFMYEEGDTTALETLVTAENFSDLVNKAEYVQNVHTYDRKQLEEYIETKQQIADLKTTLEDEQKNMESMQAEYENKESELSSTIESKKAEVANLDSQIQAAAEAAAAEALAAQQQAAAANNNNGGGSGNRNNGGNGTKPAPAPTPSGGGSGNTSTAQAIVNAAYSQLGVPYVWGGTTPGVGLDCSGLTQYCHRVAGISIGRTSEVQGGGGKAVSNPQPGDLVCYGSHIGIYIGGGQMIHAPHTGDVVRVANVYGSPWYRRYW from the coding sequence ATGAAAAAATTTGGAACAAGGCTGCTGACTGCTGTCGTTGCTAGTTCAATGATTGTGACACCAGTTTTCGCAGCGCCATCAGTCGATGACTTGAAGGATAACAAGGCAGCCAAGGAAAGCGAAGTGTCATCGCTGCAGGATCAGTTGACGGATATCATGTCCAAACTGGGAGATCTGGAGGAAAGCCTGATTGAAAAGGGCGAGGAAATTACAAAAGCAGAAGAAGATCTGAAAGAGGCTCAGGAAAAGGAGCAGGAACAATACGAAGCCATGAAGAAGCGTATCAAATTCATGTACGAAGAAGGAGATACGACCGCGTTAGAGACGCTGGTGACGGCAGAGAACTTCTCGGATCTTGTGAATAAAGCGGAATATGTACAGAACGTACATACATATGACAGGAAGCAGCTGGAGGAATACATAGAGACAAAACAGCAGATTGCAGATCTTAAGACGACGCTGGAAGACGAACAGAAGAATATGGAATCTATGCAGGCTGAATATGAGAATAAGGAAAGCGAGCTGAGTTCTACCATCGAATCCAAAAAGGCAGAAGTCGCGAACCTTGACTCTCAGATTCAGGCAGCAGCCGAAGCGGCAGCGGCAGAAGCCCTTGCAGCACAGCAGCAGGCAGCGGCAGCAAATAATAACAATGGCGGGGGAAGTGGAAACCGTAATAATGGCGGCAATGGCACCAAGCCAGCACCGGCACCGACCCCAAGTGGCGGCGGCTCAGGCAATACGTCCACTGCACAGGCTATCGTAAATGCGGCATACAGCCAGTTAGGCGTGCCTTATGTATGGGGTGGAACGACTCCGGGAGTAGGACTTGACTGTTCAGGGCTTACACAGTATTGCCACAGAGTTGCAGGTATCAGCATCGGACGTACTTCAGAAGTGCAAGGAGGAGGCGGAAAGGCTGTCAGCAATCCGCAGCCGGGAGATCTGGTATGCTACGGAAGCCATATCGGCATCTACAT